A region from the Chrysoperla carnea chromosome 4, inChrCarn1.1, whole genome shotgun sequence genome encodes:
- the LOC123297307 gene encoding cysteine-rich protein 1-like, with protein MPNCPKCEKPVYFAERKTSLGKDWHSGCLRCEKCNKTLVPGSHAEHEGKPYCHNPCYSALYGPGGFGRGGAESYVYK; from the exons atgccAAATTGTCCAAAGTGTGAGAAACCTGTTTATTTTG CTGAGCGTAAAACCTCATTAGGTAAAGATTGGCATAGTGGATGTCTACGATgtgaaaaatgtaataaaacattaGTGCCAGGATCACATGCTGAACATGAGGGTAAACCATACTGTCACAATCCATGTTATTCAGCTCTTTACGGACCTGgag GTTTTGGTCGTGGAGGAGCTGAAAgctatgtatataaataa
- the LOC123298651 gene encoding beta-galactosidase-like, with product MGVYDIKSFCEQIGTALLLIEETQRIKIIGQGHRQKGQVVDERRLKGNQIIVLEPLSCVYCNYFSAPKQFISGEMHYFRVPQQFWRDRLEKMKLGGIKVVSFPINMFVHNPEPGIEYTTEVSYLNFLKLIKELKMEAIIKMGPFIDADLSFGGLKPHSMWKHYELTTDFIWLRNDENKNYLNTILNSVKEICLSLVEDYFAKNGGPIIMLQLEQDYGHESGLCKTNTTWLQLLEKTIRYNCHYDGIIYVSDANSRNNLLCGGYSDSLNGTIHLRDATLDSQSIANYHWSLLKANIGEIIGKKTPFFVSDFPSGKTLSWHDRPYNTNYTVINNLIRKILSSGSSLNYYMYVGGTNFGFLAGDSGQFTQGYITSYDNNAPISESGELTNQFFELRKIINEHFNTKSNSSVRVKPTLRKYPSVHLEPVGCMLCESVKYEVARPYAVIANTPLTFRELNQTSGFVLYETQLKFQPDELSILECIGVVDRGYVYFRYVFMGYFNRFTHFKITLKQPNYGDSLQILVEDNGRLSHGFRLNMDVKGITRPVYLDGRRLTNWTMYQYPFSYAPAPYISKDMVKLFAYIESAPAVPLKLRTPMFYRGQFYLKNPTLNGNSTYIDMSEWGKGIVFLNGISLGRYWSIAGPQVKLFLPGVYLFKYDLNVLVVLELERPPLSENFDLKFSDDRIMMFRSAKNGPAFTGRPPVNGILNTQIPKRQFDPTSASFLQS from the exons ATGGGGGTTTATGACATTAAATCATTCTGCGAGCAGATAGGCACCGCATTATTATTGATCGAAGAGACCCagcgaataaaaattattggacAAGGACACCGACAAAAAGGGCAGGTGGTAGATGAACGAAGATTAAAAGGTAACCAAATAATTGTACTCGAACCACTG AGTTGTGTTTATTGTAATTACTTCAGCGCTCCAAAACAATTTATATCTGGTGAAATGCATTATTTTCGTGTACCTCAACAATTTTGGCGTGATAgattagaaaaaatgaaattgggtGGAATTAAAGTTGTATCATTTCCCATTAATATGTTTGTTCATAATCCTGAGCCTG GTATAGAATACACAACTGAAGTtagttacttaaattttttaaagttaattaaagaACTGAAAATGGAAGCAATTATTAAAATGGGACCATTTATAGACGCTGACTTAAGTTTTGGTGGATTAAAACCGCATAGCATGTGGAAACATTATGAATTGACTACAGATTTCATCTGGTTacgaaatgatgaaaataaaaattatctaaacacaattttaaattcagtAAAAGAAATATGTCTATCATTAGTGGAAGATTACTTTGCAAAAAATGGAGGACCAATAATCATGTTACAACTAGAACAGGATTATGGTCATGAATCTGGTCTATGTAAAACAAACACTACATGGTTACAACTTCTAGAAAAAACGATCCGATACAATTGTCATTACGATGGAATTATCTATGTCAGCGATGCAAACTCCAGGAACAACTTATTATGTGGAGGTTATTCGGATTCATTAAACGGTACAATCCATTTACGGGATGCGACATTAGACAGTCAATCAATAGCTAATTATCATTGGAGTTTATTAAAAGCAAATATAGGAGAAATAATTGGGAAAAAGACtccattttttgtttcagatttcCCGTCAGGTAAAACCCTCAGTTGGCATGATAGACCATATAACACAAATTACAccgtaattaataatttaattcggaaaattttatcttctggTTCATCTCTCAATTATTACATGTATGTTGGAGGaacaaattttggatttttagcTGGTGATTCAGGGCAATTTACTCAAGGTTATATAACTTCCTACGATAATAATGCACCAATCAGTGAGTCGGGTGAACTTACCaatcaatttttcgaattaCGCAAAATAATTAACGAACATTTTAATACGAAAAGTAATTCTTCAGTGCGAGTGAAACCAACATTACGAAAATATCCATCAGTCCATTTAGAGCCGGTTGGTTGTATGTTATGTGAATCGGTGAAATATGAAGTAGCTCGACCATATGCGGTTATAGCGAACACTCCTTTAACATTTCGTGAATTGAATCAAACTTCGGGTTTCGTACTATATGAGAcccaattaaaatttcaaccgGACGAACTGAGTATTTTAGAATGTATAGGTGTAGTAGATCGTGGCTATGTTTATTTTCGATATGTGTTTATGGGATATTTTAATCGttttactcattttaaaattacattaaaacagCCTAATTATGGGGATTCTCTACAAATACTTGTAGAAGATAATGGTCGTTTATCACATGGATTTCGTTTAAATATGGATGTTAAAGGTATTACTCGACCTGTGTATTTAGATGGTCGACGACTGACCAATTGGACAATGTATCAATACCCTTTTTCTTACGCACCTGCACCATATATTTCTAAGGATATGGTTAAGTTATTTGCTTATATTGAATCGGCACCAGCTGTTCCATTAAAATTACGAACACCTATGTTTTATCGAGGgcaattttatctaaaaaatccAACTCTTAATGGGAACAGTACGTATATCGATATGTCAGAATGGGGTAAAGGTATTGTTTTCTTAAATGGTATCAGTTTAGGACGATATTGGTCTATAGCTGGACCAcaagtgaaattatttttacctggTGTATATCTATTTAAATACGATTTAAATGTTTTAGTTGTGTTAGAATTAGAACGGCCTCCTTTgagtgaaaattttgatttaaaatttagtgaTGACAGAATCATGATGTTTAGATCCGCGAAAAATG GCCCAGCTTTCACTGGTAGACCGCCGGTGAATGGCATACTAAACACACAAATACCAAAAAGGCAGTTTGATCCCACAAGTGCAAGCTTCCTCCAAAGCTAA
- the LOC123298652 gene encoding putative uncharacterized protein DDB_G0282133: MTKLINILLQRNDCNIPWGFEIQERKNAQQSIVITRVLPNAVSAYNIHRGDFILQIQDQSVTKLSDNEINNLINKPAKELRLIILQNTKSTIMPSKNDLSTPTASIPIATCQHSEIILSKSLGNPPTKPPVVRFPRQSVENCAPSKKLTQEPNFNTPFYKPQMPTYKKSNQTDGNSNENKVHDKKLQPKKILREFIQNKDGTLNLTERVPISHNTNVRELERRKSFFESFNNENVPNLLSRKNSIKANTTTQTANISNSDSRVSKPKPESMHKIPDNVPSANDSNFDSRKNNSITNLLKSNAEMRNDMCNDSSVVNYSNLEENCASKTESLYKTPQNVSKSMSNLDSRKTNSVANLYSNTESKHDVLDENYLKLDFKEDNKETTYKIPEILSQSVPNFDSRINSSVSNHNSNTNSRQKMFESLSNKNIPDLDSSQNNSIAVFKPNAKSKSKCDVIMTECLSDDETNSVTAEMITNLTSEEDVSNDDDNDERKNVQNLPKENYPMPKNENRGTSSYINNSSNNEEKNYNLQNNQMASNQDESNHESKNMQSWENYTMLKNEVRRTSTLDDLQYFDAYNDVRRVSNQDDSQYFDAENNENTITVNQNSSQQFDEEVYDGKNNTPNYGKTNANTQTILYENNSQQSSKVNYDERNSEIRTLNPNNLHHSNSQNYGKPNNEIRRSSFENSSQHIPNNPQNFGTQNSNLHHSNSQNYGKPNNEIRRSSFENSSQHIPNNLQNFGTQNSNLHHSNSQNYGKPNNEIQRNSFENSSQHIPNNPQNFGTQNSNLHHSNSQNYGKPNNEIQRSSFENSSQHIPNNSQNFGTQNYDMPKSEKEPYLTQNDMRQLDRESYEKRTVDYVDNQNDEMKNFAKQETSIQNNIQQCDRGNNQIMTSMYGSEFSNNFLRTGLNAPKLPSIQENQCGNSYLYNVQQQNSFSCGCGRIGFLNLYES, translated from the exons atgacaaaacttataaatatattattgcaaCGTAACGATTGTAATATTCCCTGGGGATTTGAAATTCAAGAACGAAAAAATGCTCAACAATCAATAGTGATTACTCGT gTTTTACCCAATGCTGTATCAGCCTATAACATCCATCGAGGTGATTTTATTCTTCAAATACAAGATCAAAGTGTTACCAAATTAAgtgataatgaaataaataatttaataaataaacccGCAAAAGAATtacgtttaattattttacaaaatacaaaatcaacAATAATGCCTTCAAAAAATGACTTGTCGACACCTACAGCTTCAATTCCAATAGCTACATGCCAGCATTCCGAAATTATTCTATCAAAATCTTTAGGGAATCCTCCAACCAAACCACCTGTAGTACGTTTTCCACGACAATCAGTTGAAAATTGTGCTCCGTCTAAGAAGTTAACACAAGAGCCAAATTTTAATACACCATTTTATAAACCACAAatgccaacttataaaaaatcaaaccaGACAGACGgtaattcaaatgaaaataaggTCCATGATAAAAAACTACAACCGAAGAAGATTCTTCGCgagtttattcaaaataaagatGGTACATTGAATTTAACGGAACGTGTTCCAATATCACATAATACAAATGTACGAGAATTAGAAAGAAGAAAAtcgttttttgaaagttttaacaATGAAAATGTTCCAAATTTGTTATCTAGGAAAAATAGCATCAAAGCAAATACAACGACTCAAACAGCAAATATTTCAAACTCTGATTCCAGAGTAAGTAAACCAAAACCAGAATCGATGCATAAAATACCCGATAATGTACCAAGTGCAaatgattcaaattttgattcCCGAAAAAATAACTCGATTACCAATCTTCTGAAATCGAATGCAGAAATGAGAAATGACATGTGTAATGATTCGTCAGTTGTTAATTACTCAAATTTGGAAGAAAACTGTGCATCAAAAACGGAATCATTGTACAAAACCCCacaaaatgtatcaaaaagtaTGTCAAATTTAGATTCTAGAAAAACCAATTCAGTAGCAAATCTATATTCAAACACAGAATCAAAACATGATGTGTTGGacgaaaattacttaaaattggatttcaaagaagataataaagaaaCAACATATAAAATACCAGAAATTCTATCACAAAGTGTtccaaattttgattctagaatAAATTCTTCAGTTTCAAATCATAATTCAAATACTAATTCgagacaaaaaatgtttgaaagttTATCGAATAAGAATATTCCAGATTTGGATTCTAGccaaaataattcaattgcCGTTTTTAAACCGAATGCGAAatc GAAAAGTAAGTGTGATGTAATTATGACCGAATGTTTATCCGACGATGAGACGAATAGTGTAACGGCTGAAATGATCACAAATTTAACGTCCGAAGAAGATGTTTCAAATGACGATGACA ATGATGAAcgtaaaaatgtacaaaacttACCCAAGGAAAACTATCCAATGCCCAAAAATGAAAACAGAGGAACTTCATCTTATATAAACAATTCATCAAATAATgaagagaaaaattataatttgcaaaataatcAAATGGCTTCGAATCAAGATGAATCTAATCATGAATCTAAAAATATGCAAAGTTGGGAAAATTATACAATGCTTAAAAACGAAGTGAGAAGAACTTCAACTCTAGACGATTTGCAATATTTTGATGCATACAATGATGTCAGAAGAGTTTCAAATCAAGATGACTCTCAATATTTTGATGCCGAgaataatgaaaatacaataactgTGAATCAAAATAGTTCCCAACAATTTGATGAGGAAGTCTATGATGGCAAAAATAATACTCCAAACTATGGAAAGACAAATGCTAATACACAaacaattttgtatgaaaataattccCAACAGTCTAGTAAGGTAAATTACGATGAACGCAACAGTGAAATTAGAACACTAAATCCAAATAATTTGCATCATTCGAATAGCCAAAATTATGGCAAGCCAAATAATGAAATACGAAGAAGTTCTTTTGAAAATAGTTCACAACATATCCCAAATAACCCGCAGAATTTTGGTACCCAAAATTCTAATTTGCATCATTCAAATAGCCAAAATTATGGCAAGCCAAATAATGAAATACGAAGAAGTTCTTTTGAAAATAGTTCACAACATATTCCAAATAACCTGCAGAATTTTGGTACCCAAAATTCTAATTTGCATCATTCGAATAGCCAAAATTATGGCAAGCCAAATAATGAAATCCAAagaaattcttttgaaaatagttCACAACATATTCCAAATAACCCGCAGAATTTTGGTACCCAAAATTCTAATTTGCATCATTCGAATAGCCAAAATTATGGCAAGCCAAATAATGAAATCCAAAGAAGTTCTTTTGAAAATAGTTCACAACATATTCCAAATAACTCGCAGAATTTTGGTACCCAAAATTATGACATGCCCAAAAGTGAAAAAGAACCATATTTGACCCAAAATGATATGCGACAATTAGATAGGGAAAGCTATGAGAAAAGAACAGTGGATTATGTTGATAATCAAAATGATGAGatgaaaaattttgcaaaacaaGAAACTTCGATTCAAAATAACATTCAACAATGTGACAGaggaaataatcaaataatgacTTCGA TGTAtggtagtgaattttcaaataattttctaaggACTGGATTGAATGCACCGAAATTACCAAGTATTCAAGAAAATCAATGCGGAAATTCTTACTTATATAATGTTCAACAACAGAATTCATTCAG CTGTGGCTGTGGGcgtattggttttttaaatttatacgaaagttaa